One Syntrophales bacterium DNA segment encodes these proteins:
- the rpsD gene encoding 30S ribosomal protein S4: MARYRESVCRLCRREGLKLFLKGDRCYSDKCAFERRGYAPGEHGQVRRKPSDYGVQLREKQKLKRMYGLLEKQFRGYFEKADKQKGITGTNLLLFLERKLDNMVFRMGFANSRSEARQLVGHNHFLVNGKSVNIPSYLVNAGDEISVKVKSRNVERIREAMETVARRGVPQWLELDKDNFRAVVKTLPTREELTMPVHEQLVVELYSK, encoded by the coding sequence TTGGCAAGATATAGAGAATCAGTATGCAGATTATGCCGAAGAGAGGGGTTAAAACTGTTTCTCAAAGGAGACAGATGTTACAGTGATAAATGTGCCTTTGAGAGACGAGGGTATGCCCCAGGCGAACATGGTCAGGTACGAAGAAAACCCTCCGACTATGGTGTTCAGTTAAGGGAAAAACAGAAACTGAAGAGGATGTATGGTCTTTTAGAAAAACAGTTCCGGGGATACTTTGAAAAGGCTGACAAGCAAAAAGGGATAACAGGTACCAACCTTTTGCTTTTCTTAGAGAGAAAACTCGACAATATGGTTTTTCGTATGGGGTTTGCCAATTCGAGGAGTGAAGCAAGGCAGCTCGTCGGGCATAATCATTTTCTGGTGAATGGTAAATCTGTCAACATTCCATCTTATCTGGTCAATGCTGGTGATGAAATCAGTGTAAAAGTAAAGAGCAGGAATGTGGAGCGGATTCGTGAGGCTATGGAAACAGTTGCCAGGCGAGGGGTACCACAATGGCTGGAATTGGATAAGGATAACTTCAGGGCGGTTGTGAAAACGCTTCCCACCCGTGAAGAACTAACGATGCCAGTTCATGAGCAGTTAGTTGTTGAGCTTTATTCTAAATAA